In Miscanthus floridulus cultivar M001 chromosome 5, ASM1932011v1, whole genome shotgun sequence, one genomic interval encodes:
- the LOC136449993 gene encoding protein neprosin-like: MATTMASCSSYSSSRAAAAHLVRLLLVALLLAAGWARATAAKNDTQRFRPGDELRRYRRVQALLKRLNKPALRTIQSPDGDLIDCVAAHLQPAFDHPRLRAQRPLADPPARPKGHHHSRRPSNDTTADAGVQLWAASGEACPEGSVPIRRVTEADVLRASSVRRFGRAPASRVRRDSVSGGHEHAVGYVAGDEYYGAKASINVWAPQVSTASEFSLSQIWVIAGSFGNDLNTIEAGWQVSPQLYGDNAPRFFTYWTTDAYQTTGCYNLLCSGFIQTNSRIAMGAAISPTSAYNAGQFDISLLVWKDPNHGNWWLEFGSGELVGYWPSLLFSHLASHASMVQFGGEVVNTRASGSHTATQMGSGHFAGEGFGRASYFRNLEVVDWDNSLVPLAAGFHVTADHPNCYDIQGGVNAVWGNYFYYGGPGRNVRCT; the protein is encoded by the exons ATGGCGACGACGATGGCCTCGTGTTCCTCCTATTCTTCgtcccgcgccgccgctgcccaccTCGTGCGCCTCCTGCTCGTCGCGCTTCTTCTTGCCGCCGGCTGGGCCAGGGCCACCGCGGCGAAGAACGACACGCAGAGGTTCCGGCCCGGCGACGAGCTCCGGCGGTACAGGAGGGTGCAGGCGCTGCTCAAGAGGCTCAACAAGCCGGCGCTCCGGACCATCCAG AGCCCCGACGGCGACCTCATCGACTGCGTGGCGGCGCACCTGCAGCCGGCCTTCGACCACCCAAGGCTGCGCGCGCAGAGGCCACTGGCGGACCCGCCGGCGAGGCCCAAGGGGCACCACCACAGCCGCCGccccagtaatgacaccaccgcGGATGCCGGCGTCCAGCTGTGGGCGGCCTCCGGGGAAGCGTGCCCGGAGGGGTCCGTGCCCATCAGGCGGGTCACGGAGGCGGACGTGCTCCGCGCCAGCTCCGTCAGGCGGTTCGGCAGGGCGCCCGCAAGCAGGGTGCGGCGCGACTCCGTCTCCGGCGGACACGAG CACGCGGTGGGGTACGTGGCCGGCGACGAGTACTACGGCGCCAAGGCGAGCATCAACGTGTGGGCGCCGCAGGTGAGCACGGCGTCGGAGTTCAGCCTGTCGCAGATCTGGGTCATCGCGGGATCCTTCGGCAACGACCTCAACACCATCGAGGCAGGGTGGCAGGTCAGCCCGCAGCTGTACGGGGACAACGCGCCAAGGTTCTTCACCTACTGGACG ACGGACGCGTACCAGACCACCGGGTGCTACAACCTCCTCTGCTCCGGCTTCATCCAGACCAACAGCCGCATCGCCATGGGCGCCGCCATCTCGCCCACCTCCGCCTACAACGCCGGCCAGTTCGACATCAGCCTGCTCGTCTGGAAG GACCCGAACCACGGCAACTGGTGGCTGGAGTTCGGCTCCGGCGAGCTGGTGGGGTACTGGCCGTCGCTGCTGTTCAGCCACCTGGCGTCGCACGCGAgcatggtgcagttcggcggcgAGGTGGTGAACACGCGCGCGTCGGGGTCCCACACGGCCACGCAGATGGGCAGCGGCCACTTCGCCGGGGAAGGCTTCGGCCGGGCCTCCTACTTCCGCAACCTGGAGGTGGTGGACTGGGACAACAGCCTCGTCCCGCTCGCCGCCGGCTTCCACGTCACCGCCGACCACCCCAACTGCTACGACATCCAGGGCGGCGTCAACGCCGTCTGGGGAAACTACTTCTACTACGGCGGGCCGGGCAGGAACGTCAGGTGCACGTAG